The Bacteroidetes Order II. bacterium genome includes a region encoding these proteins:
- a CDS encoding histidine kinase — MFVQIFISTIVLWIVQFTVVTPFLEYIARGYRINGSIYTIIIGWILLLLMLNVVYFATYFWEYWTRLVLNSERIEKEEAIQERDIAEVQFTQLKNKLNPHFLFNSLAVATDLVYQSPEDTQKFLVQMSKAYRYIVQNYDEPIVTLNVEIKFIEDYLELLRTRFQKGFFSEIEQLSSVENKWIVPLTLQILVENAIKHNTVSERYPMYLKIVIEENFLRVENTLKRKKAVFSTSVGLSNLQMQFAHYTSEKISITETDNRFTVHVPLFNQYHNTPNSETTTL, encoded by the coding sequence ATGTTTGTACAGATATTCATTTCTACTATCGTGTTGTGGATCGTACAATTTACAGTGGTAACGCCTTTTTTAGAATACATTGCTCGTGGATACCGCATCAATGGTTCTATTTATACCATTATTATTGGCTGGATACTCTTGTTATTAATGTTGAATGTGGTTTATTTTGCTACTTATTTTTGGGAATACTGGACGCGCTTGGTACTCAATTCAGAGCGAATCGAAAAGGAAGAAGCCATTCAAGAACGCGATATTGCCGAAGTACAATTTACCCAGCTAAAAAACAAACTCAATCCACATTTTTTGTTCAATAGTTTGGCAGTCGCGACCGATTTGGTGTATCAAAGCCCCGAAGATACACAGAAATTTTTGGTACAAATGTCGAAGGCATATCGTTACATTGTGCAGAATTATGACGAGCCGATTGTGACACTCAATGTAGAAATCAAGTTTATTGAGGATTATTTGGAATTATTGCGCACTCGTTTTCAAAAAGGATTTTTCTCGGAAATTGAGCAACTTTCGTCCGTAGAAAATAAATGGATTGTGCCTTTAACCTTACAGATTCTGGTCGAAAATGCCATTAAACACAACACGGTTTCCGAGCGTTATCCGATGTACTTAAAAATCGTGATTGAGGAAAACTTTTTACGGGTAGAAAATACGTTAAAGAGAAAAAAGGCAGTATTTTCGACCAGCGTAGGATTAAGTAACTTGCAAATGCAGTTTGCCCACTACACCTCCGAAAAAATCAGCATAACTGAAACAGACAACAGATTTACCGTTCATGTTCCTTTGTTTAATCAATATCACAATACGCCAAATAGCGAAACTACAACCCTATAA
- a CDS encoding response regulator transcription factor: MIRAIIIEDEPFAANALKRAFLRDHPDIQVLTVLPSIEETREWFAEKDAVLPDIFFMDIQLADGLSFELFDVIPNHIPVIFTTAYDEYAIQAFKVNSLDYLLKPIDPQELSAAIQKFRDRQPTEVPDVQQTIRNLLQDWQTQRIRYKERFLVPYAQGLIPLSVDEIAYFVKEEVIYVVTRKNNRYLMDYKTMDEVERLLNPAQFYRANRQYLVHIEVVGKIKSNYKGLHVSLKPPLQTELQISQEKATAFKHWMMG; encoded by the coding sequence ATGATTCGCGCCATTATTATTGAAGATGAACCTTTTGCAGCCAATGCCTTGAAACGTGCTTTCTTGCGCGATCATCCCGATATTCAGGTATTGACCGTCCTACCCAGCATCGAAGAAACACGCGAGTGGTTTGCGGAAAAAGATGCGGTATTACCCGATATTTTCTTTATGGATATCCAGCTTGCCGACGGATTAAGCTTTGAATTATTTGATGTAATCCCGAATCATATTCCCGTCATTTTTACAACGGCGTATGATGAATATGCCATACAAGCCTTCAAAGTCAATAGTTTAGATTATTTATTAAAACCCATTGACCCACAAGAACTGTCTGCTGCCATTCAAAAATTTCGGGATCGCCAGCCAACAGAAGTTCCTGATGTACAACAAACCATTCGGAATTTACTTCAAGATTGGCAAACGCAACGCATTCGCTACAAGGAGCGGTTTCTTGTACCTTATGCGCAAGGGCTTATCCCGCTTTCGGTGGATGAAATTGCGTATTTTGTAAAAGAAGAGGTAATTTATGTAGTTACACGCAAAAACAATCGTTATTTGATGGATTATAAAACAATGGATGAGGTGGAGCGCTTGCTCAATCCTGCCCAATTTTACCGCGCCAATCGGCAATATTTAGTGCATATCGAGGTCGTCGGAAAAATCAAATCAAATTACAAAGGCTTGCATGTTTCCTTGAAGCCGCCACTCCAGACAGAACTTCAGATCAGCCAAGAAAAAGCGACAGCTTTTAAGCACTGGATGATGGGGTAA